A region of Solanum dulcamara chromosome 7, daSolDulc1.2, whole genome shotgun sequence DNA encodes the following proteins:
- the LOC129895330 gene encoding uncharacterized protein LOC129895330 isoform X1: MRGYEGDEYDEYLDEYETEGEEEENAEEEYEDEEPQQPSQELLEYLELRQRLKDDIRKQRKKELGGSSREFKKNASSRDNFGSFFGPSQPVISHRVIQESKSLLENPTLAAKVMKSSHSQSNKSAASKPAKPAGSKASTSNHAPKVTNGLKRKIDMVKNTRDYSFLLSDDAELPGPSRGSLTQKVSAPYCDARLIQCPSGKQTSNDIGRKLLDDREMKKGSQRQPKAVIQKSVSINKPTQPTLDSRKQFGSSNGSGPGRPPLGPKGVSPKVTGDLNDKKFLTPGSKSIVPASHRPTPSRVQPSVPRQSLVQNRLPLESGKSKVMSKQGVSISKPQVVIQRQQASLSRPQIKPPPPRNVARPLDDRRPALQQRDDRRSAPQQRDDRRSAPQQRDDRRPVHQQRDDRRPALQQRDDRRPSLQQRDDRRPLQQRDDRRPALQQRDERRPALQRKEERRPAHQQKDDRRPSLHQKDDRRPARKPMRYDEEDDGEEAISMIRKMFGYNPNRYHDDDDDSDMEANFDEILKEERRSAKIAREEDEEELRKIEEEERRERLRKQAKKRKLSHQ, from the exons ATGCGGGGGTATGAAGGAGAT GAATATGATGAGTATTTGGATGAGTATGAGACTGAAGGTGAAGAGGAAGAGAATGCTGAAGAGGAATATGAGGATGAAGAGCCTCAGCAGCCTTCACAGGAGTTGTTAGAGTACCTGGAGCTGAGGCAACGGTTAAAAGATGATATCAGGAAGCAGAGGAAGAAAGAATTAGGCGGTAGTTCTCGTGAATTTAAAAAGAATGCATCATCCAGGGATAA TTTTGGTTCCTTCTTTGGACCTTCACAGCCAGTTATCTCTCACAGAGTCATCCAAGAAAGCAAGTCTCTATTGGAGAACCCAACTCTGGCAGCTAAAGTCATGAAATCTAGCCATTCG CAGAGCAATAAGAGTGCTGCTTCAAAACCTGCAAAACCTGCAGGATCAAAAGCTTCCACCAGCAACCATGCACCAAAAGTCACAAATGGG TTAAAAAGGAAGATCGATATGGTAAAAAATACGAGGGACTATTCATTTCTATTATCTGATGATGCTGAACTTCCTGGTCCATCAAGAGGTTCTTTAACTCAGAAAGTGTCTGCCCCTTATTGTG ATGCACGGCTGATTCAATGTCCAAGTGGAAAGCAGACTTCAAATGATATTGGGAGAAAGCTTCTAGATGACCGTGAGATGAAAAAAGGTAGCCAAAGGCAACCTAAAGCTGTGATTCAGAAATCGGTGTCTATTAATAAACCGACTCAGCCAACATTAGACTCTAGGAAACAGTTCGGTAGCAGTAATGGAAGTGGGCCTGGGCGGCCGCCTTTGGGGCCAAAAGGGGTGTCCCCCAAGGTTACAGGGGATCTAAATGATAAGAAATTTTTGACACCAGGCTCCAAGAGCATTGTGCCTGCTTCCCATAGGCCAACCCCTTCAAGAGTGCAACCCTCTGTACCAAGGCAATCTTTGGTACAGAATAGGCTACCATTGGAATCTGGCAAGTCAAAAGTGATGTCAAAACAAGGTGTGTCTATCTCCAAACCTCAGGTGGTGATTCAGAGACAACAAGCCTCCTTGTCTAGACCTCAG ATAAAACCACCACCTCCTAGAAATGTAGCACGTCCCTTGGACGATAGGCGTCCAGCACTTCAGCAAAGAGATGACAGGCGCTCAGCACCTCAGCAAAGAGATGACAGGCGCTCAGCACCTCAGCAAAGAGATGACAGGCGCCCAGTACATCAGCAAAGAGATGACAGGCGCCCAGCACTTCAGCAAAGGGATGACAGGCGCCCATCACTTCAGCAAAGGGATGACAGGCGCCCACTTCAGCAAAGGGATGACAGGCGCCCAGCACTTCAGCAAAGAGATGAGAGGCGCCCAGCACTTCAGCGAAAAGAAGAGAGGCGCCCAGCACATCAGCAAAAAGATGACAGGCGTCCATCACTTCATCAAAAAGATGATAGGCGCCCAGCAAGAAAACCAATGAGatatgatgaagaagatgatggAGAAGAAGCCATTAGTATGATTAGGAAGATGTTTGG GTACAATCCTAATAGGTACCATGATGACGACGATGATAGTGATATGGAGGCTAATTTTGATGAGATTTTGAAGGAAGAAAGACGAAG TGCGAAAATAGCAAGggaagaggatgaagaagaacTCCGGaagatagaagaagaagaaaggcgGGAGCGTCTGAGAAAACAGGCAAAGAAGCGCAAGTTGAGCCATCAATGA
- the LOC129895330 gene encoding uncharacterized protein LOC129895330 isoform X2, translating into MRGYEGDEYDEYLDEYETEGEEEENAEEEYEDEEPQQPSQELLEYLELRQRLKDDIRKQRKKELGGSSREFKKNASSRDNFGSFFGPSQPVISHRVIQESKSLLENPTLAAKVMKSSHSSNKSAASKPAKPAGSKASTSNHAPKVTNGLKRKIDMVKNTRDYSFLLSDDAELPGPSRGSLTQKVSAPYCDARLIQCPSGKQTSNDIGRKLLDDREMKKGSQRQPKAVIQKSVSINKPTQPTLDSRKQFGSSNGSGPGRPPLGPKGVSPKVTGDLNDKKFLTPGSKSIVPASHRPTPSRVQPSVPRQSLVQNRLPLESGKSKVMSKQGVSISKPQVVIQRQQASLSRPQIKPPPPRNVARPLDDRRPALQQRDDRRSAPQQRDDRRSAPQQRDDRRPVHQQRDDRRPALQQRDDRRPSLQQRDDRRPLQQRDDRRPALQQRDERRPALQRKEERRPAHQQKDDRRPSLHQKDDRRPARKPMRYDEEDDGEEAISMIRKMFGYNPNRYHDDDDDSDMEANFDEILKEERRSAKIAREEDEEELRKIEEEERRERLRKQAKKRKLSHQ; encoded by the exons ATGCGGGGGTATGAAGGAGAT GAATATGATGAGTATTTGGATGAGTATGAGACTGAAGGTGAAGAGGAAGAGAATGCTGAAGAGGAATATGAGGATGAAGAGCCTCAGCAGCCTTCACAGGAGTTGTTAGAGTACCTGGAGCTGAGGCAACGGTTAAAAGATGATATCAGGAAGCAGAGGAAGAAAGAATTAGGCGGTAGTTCTCGTGAATTTAAAAAGAATGCATCATCCAGGGATAA TTTTGGTTCCTTCTTTGGACCTTCACAGCCAGTTATCTCTCACAGAGTCATCCAAGAAAGCAAGTCTCTATTGGAGAACCCAACTCTGGCAGCTAAAGTCATGAAATCTAGCCATTCG AGCAATAAGAGTGCTGCTTCAAAACCTGCAAAACCTGCAGGATCAAAAGCTTCCACCAGCAACCATGCACCAAAAGTCACAAATGGG TTAAAAAGGAAGATCGATATGGTAAAAAATACGAGGGACTATTCATTTCTATTATCTGATGATGCTGAACTTCCTGGTCCATCAAGAGGTTCTTTAACTCAGAAAGTGTCTGCCCCTTATTGTG ATGCACGGCTGATTCAATGTCCAAGTGGAAAGCAGACTTCAAATGATATTGGGAGAAAGCTTCTAGATGACCGTGAGATGAAAAAAGGTAGCCAAAGGCAACCTAAAGCTGTGATTCAGAAATCGGTGTCTATTAATAAACCGACTCAGCCAACATTAGACTCTAGGAAACAGTTCGGTAGCAGTAATGGAAGTGGGCCTGGGCGGCCGCCTTTGGGGCCAAAAGGGGTGTCCCCCAAGGTTACAGGGGATCTAAATGATAAGAAATTTTTGACACCAGGCTCCAAGAGCATTGTGCCTGCTTCCCATAGGCCAACCCCTTCAAGAGTGCAACCCTCTGTACCAAGGCAATCTTTGGTACAGAATAGGCTACCATTGGAATCTGGCAAGTCAAAAGTGATGTCAAAACAAGGTGTGTCTATCTCCAAACCTCAGGTGGTGATTCAGAGACAACAAGCCTCCTTGTCTAGACCTCAG ATAAAACCACCACCTCCTAGAAATGTAGCACGTCCCTTGGACGATAGGCGTCCAGCACTTCAGCAAAGAGATGACAGGCGCTCAGCACCTCAGCAAAGAGATGACAGGCGCTCAGCACCTCAGCAAAGAGATGACAGGCGCCCAGTACATCAGCAAAGAGATGACAGGCGCCCAGCACTTCAGCAAAGGGATGACAGGCGCCCATCACTTCAGCAAAGGGATGACAGGCGCCCACTTCAGCAAAGGGATGACAGGCGCCCAGCACTTCAGCAAAGAGATGAGAGGCGCCCAGCACTTCAGCGAAAAGAAGAGAGGCGCCCAGCACATCAGCAAAAAGATGACAGGCGTCCATCACTTCATCAAAAAGATGATAGGCGCCCAGCAAGAAAACCAATGAGatatgatgaagaagatgatggAGAAGAAGCCATTAGTATGATTAGGAAGATGTTTGG GTACAATCCTAATAGGTACCATGATGACGACGATGATAGTGATATGGAGGCTAATTTTGATGAGATTTTGAAGGAAGAAAGACGAAG TGCGAAAATAGCAAGggaagaggatgaagaagaacTCCGGaagatagaagaagaagaaaggcgGGAGCGTCTGAGAAAACAGGCAAAGAAGCGCAAGTTGAGCCATCAATGA